In Nocardia sp. NBC_00403, one DNA window encodes the following:
- a CDS encoding PEP/pyruvate-binding domain-containing protein, translating to MTELESATHRTLGGSERPLTVSVRSGASVSMPGMMNTILNLGLTINATRGLTAETGNSSFAWKSRLRFMSSFASAITDIDAAGLEAVAAEDAPRQLELAVAAVCSSWDTPRAATYRALHNIPDDLGTAVTVQAMVYGNRDRHSGTGVAFSRDPNTGEPVPFGEVLCGGQGDDVVSGKSPTRPLHELADREPQVWADLVHALTRIENHYRDACHIEFTFEAGALWILQVRTGGLATVAAVRVAVDLAAEGVIERHEALLRISPQHFQHARTPRIATDSGADILARGLGACPGVAAGRIVTTADNAVRMAAAGPVILIRPETSPLDMHGLAAAAGVVTARGGPSCHAAIVARAMSKPAVVGVTDLIVDAASVRCGERTLPEGTLVTIDGTSGAVTIGSPRIATAVPDPYLHQLLEWADKVSGNHSPRNETERLATARVVLLRG from the coding sequence GTGACCGAACTCGAATCCGCTACGCATCGCACGCTGGGCGGCTCCGAAAGGCCGCTGACAGTGTCCGTCCGCTCCGGAGCCAGCGTGTCGATGCCCGGCATGATGAACACAATCCTCAACCTCGGTCTCACCATCAACGCCACCAGGGGATTGACGGCCGAGACAGGCAATTCATCGTTCGCGTGGAAATCGCGGCTGCGATTCATGTCGAGTTTCGCATCCGCGATCACCGACATCGACGCAGCCGGTCTGGAAGCCGTTGCTGCCGAGGACGCGCCTCGGCAGCTGGAGCTGGCGGTCGCGGCCGTGTGTTCGTCATGGGACACGCCGCGTGCCGCAACCTACCGCGCACTGCACAACATCCCGGACGACCTCGGCACAGCCGTAACGGTGCAGGCAATGGTGTACGGGAATCGCGATCGCCACAGCGGGACCGGGGTCGCATTCAGCCGCGACCCCAACACCGGTGAACCTGTCCCGTTCGGTGAAGTCCTCTGCGGCGGCCAAGGCGACGACGTCGTCTCCGGCAAATCACCGACTCGCCCCCTTCACGAACTGGCCGACCGAGAGCCGCAAGTGTGGGCCGACCTGGTACACGCCCTGACGCGCATCGAGAACCACTACCGCGACGCATGCCACATCGAGTTCACCTTCGAGGCAGGCGCGTTGTGGATCCTGCAAGTACGCACCGGCGGACTCGCCACTGTTGCCGCGGTCCGGGTCGCCGTCGACCTCGCCGCCGAGGGCGTGATCGAACGCCATGAAGCACTACTGAGAATCTCCCCGCAACATTTCCAGCATGCCCGCACACCCCGAATAGCGACAGACAGCGGAGCCGACATCCTTGCCCGAGGACTGGGTGCCTGCCCAGGTGTCGCCGCTGGCAGAATCGTGACCACCGCCGACAACGCGGTCCGGATGGCCGCAGCAGGTCCGGTCATACTGATCCGACCAGAGACCTCCCCACTGGACATGCACGGCCTGGCCGCCGCCGCCGGAGTTGTCACCGCCCGTGGCGGGCCGTCCTGTCACGCCGCGATCGTCGCGCGAGCAATGAGCAAACCAGCCGTCGTGGGGGTCACAGACCTCATCGTCGACGCCGCCTCCGTGCGCTGTGGTGAACGCACACTCCCCGAAGGCACGCTCGTCACCATCGATGGAACCAGCGGTGCGGTCACCATCGGCAGCCCCCGCATCGCTACGGCCGTGCCCGACCCTTACCTGCATCAATTGCTCGAATGGGCCGACAAGGTATCGGGCAATCACTCACCACGCAACGAGACCGAACGCCTGGCTACCGCTCGTGTCGTCCTCCTGCGCGGCTAA
- the aztD gene encoding zinc metallochaperone AztD: protein MHSRSRATKSAAISGLIASVVVLGGCGADDSKKASASGGEPIAVTHDGGIYVLDAMTLARTGEAKLEGFNRLNPAGDDRHLMVSTKDGFRVFDAVDAVFTGTDFPAAEPGHVVRHAGRTVLFADGSGEVTSFDPATLGGGKPETVVYRAAAPHHGVAVELDNGEMVITLGTEEKRLGIAVLDKDRREIARNEDCPGVHGEATAKEEAVVIGCQTGVLVYRNGVVTKVTSPTPYGRIGNAAGSAVSSIVLGDYKQDKDAELERPQQISLIDTATGTLRLVDLGTSYTFRSLARGPQGEALVLGTDGRIHVIDPVAGTVTRAIPVIDAWQEPLKWQQARPALFARGGMAYVSDPATKKVHRIDLATGTVAATITLAAAPNELSGVSEN from the coding sequence ATGCATAGTCGATCACGAGCAACGAAATCGGCGGCCATATCCGGGCTCATCGCTTCGGTGGTTGTCCTCGGGGGCTGCGGCGCGGACGACTCGAAGAAAGCGTCTGCCTCGGGTGGCGAGCCGATCGCGGTGACCCATGACGGCGGTATCTATGTCCTGGACGCGATGACACTCGCGCGGACGGGTGAGGCGAAACTCGAGGGGTTCAACCGATTGAATCCGGCGGGCGATGATCGTCATCTGATGGTGTCGACCAAGGACGGCTTCCGGGTATTCGATGCGGTCGACGCCGTGTTCACCGGCACCGATTTCCCCGCTGCGGAACCGGGCCACGTCGTCCGGCACGCGGGGCGTACGGTTCTGTTCGCTGACGGCTCCGGCGAAGTCACCTCCTTCGACCCCGCGACGCTCGGCGGCGGGAAGCCGGAGACGGTTGTCTACCGTGCCGCCGCGCCGCATCACGGCGTCGCTGTCGAACTGGACAACGGTGAAATGGTGATCACTCTCGGCACCGAGGAGAAGCGCCTCGGCATCGCGGTGCTCGACAAGGACCGCAGGGAGATCGCTCGTAACGAGGACTGCCCCGGCGTGCACGGCGAAGCCACCGCCAAGGAAGAGGCGGTCGTGATCGGTTGCCAGACAGGTGTTCTCGTCTACCGCAACGGTGTTGTCACAAAGGTGACCAGCCCGACCCCGTACGGCCGCATCGGGAATGCCGCGGGCAGCGCTGTCTCCTCGATCGTGCTCGGCGATTACAAGCAGGACAAGGACGCCGAACTGGAACGACCACAGCAGATTTCACTCATCGACACGGCCACCGGCACACTCCGCCTGGTCGATCTCGGCACGAGCTACACCTTCCGATCGCTGGCCCGCGGCCCACAGGGCGAAGCGCTGGTCCTCGGCACCGACGGTCGCATCCATGTGATCGATCCCGTAGCGGGCACCGTCACCCGCGCCATCCCGGTCATCGATGCCTGGCAGGAACCGCTGAAATGGCAGCAGGCCCGCCCGGCGCTGTTCGCGCGCGGTGGGATGGCCTACGTCTCCGACCCAGCCACCAAGAAGGTGCACCGCATCGACCTTGCGACGGGCACCGTCGCGGCGACCATCACCTTGGCCGCCGCCCCGAATGAACTCAGCGGCGTCAGCGAGAACTGA
- the aztC gene encoding zinc ABC transporter substrate-binding protein AztC yields the protein MRTVTRIAAALAMLLPVVAACTTGGGERAGIVVTTNILGDLTRAIVGDAAEVTVLMPADADPHSFAISAKQAALLDRAGLVVHNGLGLEEGVARNVAAAENAGVPTVAVADHLDPLSYASDESAGSSDPHFWTDPKQTRKAVDVISAEIIEHVGGIDAADLRTRTDRYLAEIDQLDHWMTERFATIPVERRQLVTNHHVFGYLAHRFDFRVVGAVIPSGTTLASPSSSDLKDLADAIRAADVPAIFIDSSQPDRLAHVLAEQAGLHVQVIGLHTESLTEPGAGAGTYLEMMRVNTEAIARGLTTP from the coding sequence ATGAGAACCGTGACGCGGATCGCTGCGGCCTTGGCGATGCTGCTGCCGGTAGTCGCCGCCTGCACGACAGGTGGCGGCGAGCGCGCCGGAATCGTCGTCACCACCAATATTCTCGGTGATCTGACTCGGGCCATCGTCGGCGACGCCGCCGAAGTCACGGTGTTGATGCCGGCCGACGCCGACCCGCACTCTTTCGCGATATCCGCCAAACAGGCGGCACTGCTCGACCGTGCCGGCCTGGTTGTGCACAACGGCCTCGGTTTGGAGGAAGGGGTTGCCCGCAATGTCGCGGCGGCCGAGAACGCCGGTGTCCCAACGGTCGCCGTTGCCGATCACCTCGACCCGCTCAGCTACGCCTCCGACGAATCCGCGGGCAGTTCCGATCCGCACTTCTGGACCGATCCGAAGCAGACGCGCAAGGCCGTCGATGTGATCAGCGCCGAGATCATCGAGCATGTCGGCGGCATCGATGCCGCAGACCTCCGGACCAGGACCGATCGCTACCTGGCCGAGATCGATCAGCTCGACCATTGGATGACCGAGCGGTTCGCCACGATTCCGGTCGAGCGACGCCAACTGGTCACCAATCACCACGTATTCGGCTATCTGGCACACCGTTTCGACTTCCGGGTCGTCGGCGCGGTGATTCCCAGCGGGACGACCCTCGCGTCGCCGAGTTCATCCGACCTCAAAGACCTTGCCGACGCGATCCGAGCCGCCGACGTCCCAGCAATCTTCATCGACTCGTCGCAACCCGACCGGCTCGCCCACGTCCTCGCCGAACAGGCCGGCCTGCACGTGCAGGTGATCGGGCTACATACCGAATCGCTCACCGAACCCGGTGCGGGTGCCGGCACCTACTTGGAAATGATGCGCGTCAACACCGAGGCGATCGCGCGTGGGCTCACCACGCCGTAA
- the aztB gene encoding zinc ABC transporter permease AztB, giving the protein MEFLFAPFEVAFVQRALWGGLLVSCVCALAGTWVVVRGMAFLGDAMAHGMLPGVAVASLLGGNLLLGAAISCAAMAFGVSALGRNRRLSADTGIGLLFVGMLALGVIIVSRSQSFAVDLTGFLFGDVLAVRERDLWYLIVALIVAVTVAVLGHRGFVALAFDPRKAHTLGLRPRLAQVALVGLVTLAIVSSFHIVGTLLVFGLLIAPPAAATYWADRIPAVMFVAALLGALSTVVGLIISSHAGTAGGATIAAVAVGLFFLSALAAGLRDRLRGRGVRYAALAAGAVAAVPLAGCGVGADSRQPAATPHGYVVGAEETSDAQSRLVLADERTGAIEVLDLITVQVVEAGRAEGMRGIAGDGRFAFIGAADSTRIVDGGGWTADHGDHVHYYRTTARGIGAIVGGRVAGVLTDAAVVAVAFESGTTLLLDRLALENGTVSERGRIAEGSVVPYAEHLLVAVPSGRIEVRVRDGAPVTAVAEPCAHPRGRAVTRRGVVFGCADGALVVSHRDGVFTGTKIRYPREVVDADRAVEFTHRPGSATLTAKAGEQGIWTLDVRKKVWTFASVGPVRAVNTAGEGSSLLVLTRDGVLRGLDPESGRETAQIALLEPLAEGATPPVIQVDSNRAYVNDAARRKVYEIAYNDNLRLARTFTVGIDPTLMVETGE; this is encoded by the coding sequence ATGGAGTTCCTATTCGCCCCGTTCGAGGTGGCGTTCGTGCAACGGGCGTTGTGGGGCGGCCTGCTCGTCTCCTGTGTATGCGCCCTGGCCGGGACCTGGGTTGTAGTGCGCGGCATGGCCTTTCTCGGTGACGCGATGGCGCACGGCATGCTGCCCGGAGTCGCCGTGGCGTCGCTGCTGGGCGGCAATCTGCTCCTCGGTGCCGCGATCAGTTGTGCGGCAATGGCATTCGGCGTCTCGGCACTCGGACGTAACCGGCGGCTGTCCGCCGACACCGGGATCGGGCTGCTGTTCGTGGGCATGCTCGCCTTGGGGGTGATCATTGTTTCCCGCTCACAGTCGTTCGCCGTAGATCTCACCGGGTTCTTGTTCGGTGACGTGCTGGCCGTGCGCGAGCGAGACCTCTGGTATCTGATCGTCGCGCTGATCGTCGCGGTGACGGTCGCGGTGCTCGGCCACCGCGGTTTCGTGGCGCTTGCTTTCGACCCGCGCAAGGCGCACACGCTCGGTCTGCGCCCGCGACTCGCGCAGGTTGCGCTGGTTGGTCTGGTGACGCTGGCGATCGTCTCGTCGTTCCACATCGTCGGCACTCTGCTGGTCTTCGGGCTGCTCATCGCCCCGCCCGCGGCCGCGACATATTGGGCGGATCGTATTCCGGCCGTCATGTTCGTCGCGGCACTGCTCGGCGCGCTGTCCACCGTTGTCGGGCTGATCATTTCGTCGCATGCCGGAACCGCGGGCGGCGCAACGATCGCGGCGGTCGCCGTGGGGTTGTTCTTTCTCTCGGCACTCGCCGCTGGACTGCGTGATCGGCTGCGCGGCAGGGGCGTTCGTTATGCCGCTTTGGCGGCAGGTGCTGTCGCAGCAGTGCCACTGGCGGGGTGTGGCGTCGGTGCCGACAGTCGGCAGCCGGCGGCAACGCCGCATGGTTACGTGGTGGGAGCCGAGGAGACTTCGGATGCGCAGTCGCGTCTGGTCCTGGCCGATGAGCGAACCGGCGCCATCGAGGTGCTCGACCTGATCACCGTGCAGGTCGTCGAGGCTGGTCGGGCCGAAGGCATGCGTGGGATTGCGGGCGACGGTCGGTTCGCGTTTATCGGCGCCGCGGATTCGACACGGATCGTAGACGGCGGCGGATGGACGGCCGATCACGGTGATCACGTCCACTACTACCGCACAACGGCCCGCGGGATCGGCGCCATCGTAGGCGGCCGGGTGGCGGGTGTGCTCACCGACGCAGCCGTGGTCGCGGTGGCCTTCGAGAGCGGCACCACGCTCCTGCTCGACCGGCTTGCCCTGGAGAACGGGACGGTCTCCGAACGGGGCCGGATCGCCGAAGGCAGTGTGGTGCCCTACGCCGAACATCTGCTGGTCGCGGTCCCGAGTGGGCGAATCGAGGTTCGCGTCCGCGACGGCGCGCCGGTGACTGCCGTCGCCGAGCCCTGCGCCCACCCGCGCGGTCGGGCGGTGACCCGTCGCGGCGTGGTCTTCGGTTGTGCTGATGGCGCTTTGGTGGTGTCCCATCGAGACGGAGTGTTCACCGGCACGAAGATTCGTTACCCGCGAGAAGTGGTCGACGCCGATCGCGCGGTGGAGTTCACCCACCGTCCTGGCAGTGCGACGCTTACCGCCAAGGCCGGGGAGCAGGGGATCTGGACGCTGGATGTCCGCAAGAAGGTGTGGACGTTCGCGTCGGTCGGCCCGGTGCGGGCCGTGAACACGGCCGGGGAGGGATCCTCGCTGCTGGTGTTGACGCGAGACGGTGTGCTGCGCGGCCTTGATCCCGAAAGTGGTAGGGAGACAGCACAAATAGCGCTGCTGGAGCCGTTGGCCGAAGGTGCCACACCGCCGGTGATCCAGGTCGATTCGAATCGCGCCTATGTCAACGACGCGGCTCGACGGAAGGTCTACGAGATCGCCTACAACGACAACCTGCGCTTGGCGCGCACATTCACCGTCGGGATCGATCCGACACTGATGGTCGAGACCGGCGAATGA
- the aztA gene encoding zinc ABC transporter ATP-binding protein AztA, whose amino-acid sequence MSHTPVPDALRISGLSVGYSGRPVLHDLTTAIPCGRVTAVVGPNGSGKSTLLSVIAGVLTPRAGTVWRRSTERPAFVVQHTAVPATLPLTVRETVAMGRWAHRGPWRWLSRQDRNTVHACMERLDITDLATRRLDTLSGGQRQRTLIARALAQEASLLLLDEPAAGLDSAAQQEISRALGEVSSHGVTVVQATHDMDEAMRADHCLLLRDGMLIAEGKPLAVLSDR is encoded by the coding sequence ATGTCCCACACCCCCGTTCCGGACGCGCTGCGCATCAGCGGACTATCCGTCGGCTATTCCGGCAGGCCCGTCCTGCACGACCTGACCACCGCCATCCCGTGCGGCCGCGTCACCGCGGTGGTCGGGCCCAACGGGTCGGGAAAATCCACGCTGCTCAGCGTCATCGCGGGCGTCCTCACGCCGCGAGCAGGCACCGTGTGGCGACGATCCACCGAGCGGCCCGCATTCGTCGTCCAGCACACCGCCGTTCCCGCGACACTGCCGCTCACCGTCCGGGAGACCGTCGCCATGGGACGCTGGGCACACCGCGGCCCATGGCGGTGGCTGTCCCGGCAGGACCGCAACACCGTGCACGCCTGCATGGAACGACTGGACATCACCGACCTGGCGACGCGACGCCTCGACACCCTGTCCGGCGGCCAACGCCAGCGAACCCTGATCGCTCGAGCACTCGCCCAGGAAGCGTCGCTTCTCCTGCTCGACGAACCCGCCGCCGGGCTGGATTCGGCCGCACAGCAAGAGATCTCCCGCGCACTCGGCGAGGTCAGCAGCCACGGCGTCACCGTGGTGCAGGCCACCCATGACATGGACGAGGCGATGCGCGCCGACCATTGCCTGCTCCTACGCGACGGCATGTTGATCGCCGAGGGGAAACCGCTCGCGGTACTGTCCGACCGCTGA
- a CDS encoding lipase family protein — MRSGWAHVFGVFGGVALTLLLATTATAGPTYPRPDPDPFYAAPADLAAHGPGDVLEVRGMPPLPLFPGATVSLVKFRSTDSHGAPIAATTTILTPFGHRPDGPLLSYQHFINSLGTACAVSHTLYNSDLNLMATTPMLNVVLQQGWSVALPDHLGPQFAFGAGRLGGQIVLDGIRAVKRLPELAVQHSPVVMAGYSGGGLATAWAAALQPSYATELQLAGAAIGGYPANLVTMAEALGFAPHPAFGLAMATAVGLEREYPDRVPISAYLNSRGNEIRDALANSCTNSILAMGANSSARDYLTSTTIFDSPSARSVVEENSMELYAGVPQIPMFEWHSPSDPLIPVDAINNTDRRWCGAGVQLQTMLVSAPEHLSAAAEGAPTVLGWLEGRVRGEPAPVIC, encoded by the coding sequence ATGCGCAGCGGTTGGGCCCATGTCTTCGGTGTATTCGGCGGTGTAGCACTCACGCTGCTGCTGGCGACGACGGCAACCGCGGGACCGACGTATCCGCGGCCCGATCCGGACCCGTTCTATGCCGCCCCGGCGGATCTGGCAGCGCACGGACCCGGTGACGTGCTCGAGGTGCGGGGAATGCCGCCGCTGCCCCTATTCCCCGGCGCCACTGTGTCACTGGTCAAGTTCCGGTCTACCGACTCGCACGGTGCGCCGATCGCGGCGACCACGACGATCCTTACCCCCTTCGGTCATCGGCCCGACGGGCCGTTGCTGTCGTATCAGCATTTCATCAATTCGCTCGGCACCGCCTGCGCGGTATCGCACACGCTGTACAACAGCGATCTGAATCTGATGGCGACGACGCCGATGTTGAACGTGGTGCTGCAGCAGGGTTGGAGTGTCGCGCTGCCGGATCATCTCGGACCGCAGTTTGCCTTTGGAGCCGGGCGTTTGGGTGGCCAAATCGTTTTGGACGGCATCCGGGCGGTGAAACGGCTGCCCGAGCTCGCCGTACAGCACAGTCCAGTGGTGATGGCCGGCTACTCCGGCGGCGGCCTGGCCACCGCATGGGCGGCAGCGCTGCAGCCGTCGTACGCAACCGAGCTGCAACTCGCGGGCGCGGCCATCGGCGGCTACCCGGCGAACCTGGTGACGATGGCGGAGGCGCTGGGCTTCGCGCCGCACCCGGCTTTCGGGCTGGCCATGGCAACGGCAGTCGGCTTGGAGCGGGAGTACCCGGACCGAGTGCCGATCAGCGCGTATCTCAACTCGCGTGGCAACGAGATCCGTGACGCCCTTGCCAACAGCTGCACCAACAGTATCCTCGCCATGGGTGCCAACAGCAGCGCTCGCGACTACCTCACCAGCACCACGATTTTCGACAGTCCCTCGGCCCGGTCGGTGGTGGAGGAGAACAGTATGGAGCTCTACGCCGGGGTGCCGCAAATACCGATGTTCGAATGGCATTCGCCGAGCGACCCGCTGATTCCGGTCGACGCCATCAACAACACCGACCGCCGCTGGTGCGGGGCCGGGGTGCAGTTGCAGACGATGCTGGTGTCCGCGCCCGAGCATTTGTCTGCGGCGGCAGAGGGTGCCCCCACGGTGCTGGGGTGGCTCGAGGGCCGAGTTCGCGGCGAGCCTGCGCCCGTCATCTGCTGA
- a CDS encoding cyclase family protein codes for MSKAMWELSHPISDGMLTYPSLPGPRITTEISREQSPLIDMTYDIARVDMLGNTGTSIDAPFHFHADGADIAELPLERLFKVPIVMIRVAGIRVVGPDVLGDPARLWGKAVLVHTGWSARWGSSAYRSPGHPFLVGEVADALVAANVALVGIDSLDIDDTSLPTRPCHHTLLGAGIPIIEHMTNLDAVPDTGARLVALPAPMHGMGSFPLRAVAWTDAGGVVS; via the coding sequence ATGAGCAAGGCGATGTGGGAGCTGTCCCATCCGATCTCGGACGGCATGCTCACCTATCCGAGCCTGCCTGGACCGCGAATCACCACAGAAATCTCGCGCGAGCAGTCGCCGCTGATCGACATGACCTACGACATCGCGCGCGTGGATATGCTCGGCAACACCGGGACCTCTATCGACGCACCCTTCCATTTCCACGCCGATGGCGCCGATATCGCCGAACTGCCGCTGGAACGGCTGTTCAAGGTGCCGATCGTGATGATCCGCGTGGCGGGGATTCGCGTGGTGGGACCGGATGTGCTCGGCGACCCGGCGCGGCTATGGGGCAAGGCGGTGCTCGTGCACACGGGATGGTCGGCCCGGTGGGGTTCGTCCGCATACCGGAGTCCCGGGCATCCGTTCCTGGTCGGCGAGGTCGCGGATGCGCTGGTCGCCGCCAACGTGGCGCTGGTTGGAATCGACTCGCTCGACATCGACGACACGTCCCTGCCGACGCGGCCGTGCCACCACACTCTGCTCGGTGCCGGAATCCCGATCATCGAGCACATGACGAACCTGGACGCGGTCCCCGACACCGGTGCCAGGCTGGTCGCACTGCCGGCGCCAATGCACGGGATGGGCTCGTTTCCGCTGCGCGCTGTCGCTTGGACCGATGCCGGCGGCGTCGTTAGCTGA
- a CDS encoding SRPBCC family protein gives MSTVAASVDVEVPVRTAYDQWTQFETFPQFMLGVEAVDQLDDKHTHWRIHVGPSIREFDATITEQHPDERVAWKSDNGPNHAGVITFHRLDDTHTRITAQMEVDPEGFVESAADKLGVLKHRVNGDMRRFKHFIEGRPHETGAWRGDIPRPDA, from the coding sequence ATGAGCACCGTGGCTGCCAGTGTCGATGTCGAGGTACCGGTCCGCACCGCCTATGACCAATGGACGCAATTCGAGACATTTCCACAGTTCATGCTGGGTGTGGAGGCGGTAGACCAGCTCGACGACAAGCACACCCACTGGCGTATCCACGTCGGACCCTCGATCCGGGAGTTCGACGCGACCATCACCGAGCAGCATCCCGACGAACGTGTTGCATGGAAGTCCGACAATGGTCCCAACCACGCGGGCGTGATCACTTTCCATCGCCTGGACGACACCCACACCAGGATTACCGCGCAAATGGAGGTCGATCCGGAGGGATTCGTGGAGAGCGCCGCCGACAAGCTCGGCGTGCTGAAGCACCGGGTCAACGGCGATATGCGGCGCTTCAAGCACTTCATCGAAGGCCGGCCCCACGAAACGGGTGCATGGCGTGGTGATATTCCACGCCCTGACGCATGA
- the proS gene encoding proline--tRNA ligase encodes MARDERGVTAQSEDFASWYNELVLKAGLVDRGPAKGTMVIRPYGYRVWELLQAELDARIKASGHENAYFPMLIPQSYLEREADHVDGFAPELAVVTHAGGKELEEPLVVRPTSETIIGEMMAKWISSHRDLPMLLNQWANVVRWEMRPRMFLRTTEFLWQEGHTAHADEQQAREEMLLALGIYQEVARDYAAMPVVPGEKTPGERFAGAVSTMTIESMMRDGKALQAGTSHYMGTNFATAFGIRYASVDGREELCHTTSWGMSTRMLGGIVMTHGDDRGLVLPPRLAPYQVVIVPITRGDSADVVAAAQTLAEGLRSAGVRVHVDDRDQLSPGFKFNDWELRGVPVRVELGPRDLAAGTAMLVRRLGDQGKQSVPLDMLPQLMPGILEEFQAFLLARAAEFRDTHTSDVEDWASFESGVASGSVRALHCGQPGCEDDIKTLTSATPRCVPLDGPPQTGRCVRCDAPAAYGKRVIFSRAY; translated from the coding sequence ATGGCACGCGATGAGCGCGGTGTGACCGCCCAGAGTGAGGATTTCGCTTCCTGGTACAACGAGCTGGTTCTGAAGGCCGGCCTCGTCGACCGGGGGCCAGCCAAAGGCACGATGGTCATCCGACCGTATGGCTATCGCGTGTGGGAGTTACTGCAAGCCGAACTGGATGCGCGGATCAAGGCGAGCGGGCACGAGAACGCATACTTTCCGATGCTGATTCCGCAGAGTTACCTCGAGCGCGAGGCCGATCACGTCGACGGGTTCGCCCCCGAACTGGCAGTGGTGACCCACGCGGGAGGCAAAGAGCTCGAGGAACCTCTGGTCGTGCGGCCGACATCGGAAACCATCATCGGGGAGATGATGGCCAAATGGATTTCCTCGCATCGGGATCTGCCCATGCTGCTGAACCAGTGGGCCAACGTCGTCCGGTGGGAGATGAGGCCGCGAATGTTCTTGCGCACCACCGAGTTCCTGTGGCAAGAAGGCCACACCGCGCACGCCGATGAGCAGCAAGCGCGCGAGGAAATGCTGCTCGCGCTGGGCATCTACCAGGAGGTGGCGCGCGACTACGCGGCGATGCCGGTAGTGCCTGGCGAGAAGACACCAGGTGAGCGGTTCGCGGGCGCGGTCTCGACGATGACGATCGAGTCGATGATGCGCGACGGTAAAGCCTTGCAGGCCGGTACATCGCATTACATGGGCACGAATTTCGCGACAGCGTTCGGCATCCGCTATGCCAGCGTGGACGGGCGAGAAGAGTTGTGCCACACCACGTCCTGGGGCATGAGCACCCGAATGCTCGGCGGGATCGTGATGACTCACGGCGATGATCGCGGCCTGGTGCTGCCGCCGCGGCTGGCGCCCTATCAGGTGGTGATCGTGCCGATCACCCGCGGCGACAGCGCGGACGTGGTGGCTGCTGCACAGACGCTGGCCGAGGGGCTGCGCAGTGCCGGGGTGCGGGTGCACGTCGATGACCGCGACCAGCTCAGTCCGGGATTCAAATTCAACGACTGGGAACTCAGGGGTGTCCCGGTCCGGGTCGAGTTGGGGCCGCGTGATCTTGCGGCCGGGACTGCGATGCTGGTGCGCCGTTTGGGCGATCAGGGTAAGCAGTCGGTGCCGTTGGATATGTTGCCGCAGCTCATGCCAGGGATTCTCGAAGAGTTCCAGGCGTTCCTGCTGGCTCGGGCAGCCGAATTCCGCGATACGCACACCTCCGATGTCGAGGACTGGGCGTCCTTCGAATCCGGTGTCGCATCGGGATCGGTGCGGGCGCTGCATTGCGGGCAGCCGGGTTGTGAGGACGACATCAAGACGTTGACCTCGGCGACGCCGCGATGTGTACCGCTGGACGGGCCGCCGCAGACGGGACGTTGCGTGCGCTGTGACGCACCAGCTGCCTACGGCAAGCGGGTGATCTTCTCCCGCGCTTACTGA